The Canis lupus dingo isolate Sandy chromosome 11, ASM325472v2, whole genome shotgun sequence genome includes a region encoding these proteins:
- the LOC118350181 gene encoding interferon alpha-1/2-like, giving the protein MALPCSFSVALVLLSCHSLCCLACHLPDTHGLRNWRVLTLLGQMRRLSAGSCDHYTNDFAFPKELFDGQRLQEAQALSVVHVMTQKVFHLFCPDTSSAPWNMTLLEELCSGLSEQLDDLEACLLQEAGLAETPLMHEDSTLRTYFQRISLYLQDRNHSPCAWEMVRAEIGRSFFSSTILQERIRRRK; this is encoded by the coding sequence atggccctgccctgctccttctCGGTGGCCCTGGTGCTGCTCAGCTGCCACTCCCTGTGCTGTCTGGCTTGCCACCTGCCCGACACCCACGGCCTGCGCAACTGGAGGGTCCTGACGCTCCTGGGACAGATGAGGAGACTCTCCGCCGGCTCTTGTGACCACTACACCAATGACTTTGCCTTCCCCAAGGAGCTGTTTGATGGCCAGCGGCTCCAGGAGGCGCAGGCCCTCTCTGTGGTCCACGTGATGACCCAGAAGGTCTTCCACCTCTTCTGCCCGGACACGTCCTCTGCTCCTTGGAACATGACTCTCCTGGAGGAACTGTGCTCGGGGCTCTCTGAGCAGCTGGATGACCTGGAGGCCTGTCTCCTGCAGGAGGCGGGGCTGGCCGAGACCCCCCTCATGCATGAGGACTCCACCCTGAGGACCTACTTCCAAAggatctccctctacctgcagGACAGGAACCACAGCCCGTGTGCCTGGGAGATGGTCCGAGCAGAAATCGGGAGATCCTTCTTCTCCTCGACAATCTTGCAAGAAAGAatcaggaggaggaaatga